In Zingiber officinale cultivar Zhangliang chromosome 11B, Zo_v1.1, whole genome shotgun sequence, a single window of DNA contains:
- the LOC122035098 gene encoding uroporphyrinogen decarboxylase, chloroplastic-like isoform X1, with protein sequence MLTLWLRYLSSHRKFLNLTGDIAIDNGWIGKGPYRWLQVILFSDILTPLPGMSIPFDIVKGKGPLIYDPIRTAEDVDQVTEFVPEESVPYAGKALTILREEVKDDAAVLGFVRAPFTLASYVVEGGSSKHFSKIKRLAFSQPKVITKYYCRDKQNQKHL encoded by the exons ATGTTGACCTTGTGGTTGAGATATCTTTCCAGCCATAGAAAGTTTTTAAACCTGACGGG AGACATTGCCATCGACAATGGTTGGATAGGGAAAGGTCCATATAGATGGCTGCAA GTTATCTTGTTTTCGGATATTCTTACCCCTCTTCCTGGGATGAGTATTCCATTTGACATTGTGAAAGGAAAAGGACCACTTATATATGATCCTATTAGAACTGCCGAAGATGTAGATCAAGTAACAGAGTTTGTTCCTGAGGAGTCAGTTCCATATGCAGGGAAGGCACTGACTATATTGCGGGAAGAG GTTAAAGATGATGCGGCTGTTCTAGGTTTTGTCAGGGCTCCATTCACCCTAGCATCATATGTAGTTGAAGGTGGATCTTCTAAGCACTTTTCGAAGATAAAGAGGCTGGCTTTCTCTCAGCCAAAGGTAATTACAAAATACTATTGTAGAGACAAACAAAACCAGAAGCATCTTTAG
- the LOC122035098 gene encoding uroporphyrinogen decarboxylase, chloroplastic-like isoform X3: MLTLWLRYLSSHRKFLNLTGDIAIDNGWIGKGPYRWLQVILFSDILTPLPGMSIPFDIVKGKGPLIYDPIRTAEDVDQVTEFVPEESVPYAGKALTILREEVKDDAAVLGFVRAPFTLASYVVEGGSSKHFSKIKRLAFSQPKLH; this comes from the exons ATGTTGACCTTGTGGTTGAGATATCTTTCCAGCCATAGAAAGTTTTTAAACCTGACGGG AGACATTGCCATCGACAATGGTTGGATAGGGAAAGGTCCATATAGATGGCTGCAA GTTATCTTGTTTTCGGATATTCTTACCCCTCTTCCTGGGATGAGTATTCCATTTGACATTGTGAAAGGAAAAGGACCACTTATATATGATCCTATTAGAACTGCCGAAGATGTAGATCAAGTAACAGAGTTTGTTCCTGAGGAGTCAGTTCCATATGCAGGGAAGGCACTGACTATATTGCGGGAAGAG GTTAAAGATGATGCGGCTGTTCTAGGTTTTGTCAGGGCTCCATTCACCCTAGCATCATATGTAGTTGAAGGTGGATCTTCTAAGCACTTTTCGAAGATAAAGAGGCTGGCTTTCTCTCAGCCAAAG CTACATTAA
- the LOC122035098 gene encoding uroporphyrinogen decarboxylase, chloroplastic-like isoform X2, with protein sequence MLTLWLRYLSSHRKFLNLTGDIAIDNGWIGKGPYRWLQVILFSDILTPLPGMSIPFDIVKGKGPLIYDPIRTAEDVDQVTEFVPEESVPYAGKALTILREEVKDDAAVLGFVRAPFTLASYVVEGGSSKHFSKIKRLAFSQPKVLHSLL encoded by the exons ATGTTGACCTTGTGGTTGAGATATCTTTCCAGCCATAGAAAGTTTTTAAACCTGACGGG AGACATTGCCATCGACAATGGTTGGATAGGGAAAGGTCCATATAGATGGCTGCAA GTTATCTTGTTTTCGGATATTCTTACCCCTCTTCCTGGGATGAGTATTCCATTTGACATTGTGAAAGGAAAAGGACCACTTATATATGATCCTATTAGAACTGCCGAAGATGTAGATCAAGTAACAGAGTTTGTTCCTGAGGAGTCAGTTCCATATGCAGGGAAGGCACTGACTATATTGCGGGAAGAG GTTAAAGATGATGCGGCTGTTCTAGGTTTTGTCAGGGCTCCATTCACCCTAGCATCATATGTAGTTGAAGGTGGATCTTCTAAGCACTTTTCGAAGATAAAGAGGCTGGCTTTCTCTCAGCCAAAG GTTTTACATTCGTTGTTATAG